A single window of Caldicellulosiruptor bescii DSM 6725 DNA harbors:
- a CDS encoding nuclease-related domain-containing protein, whose translation MKLAFDLLLDLWYIWVLLIISAILSLLRPKIKGAIGEKSVSFFLARLDPKKYKVLNNLLIKVGSKTVQIDHVVVSNYGIFVIETKNYQGWIYGKEYDEYWTQVIYKRKEKFYNPIRQNYGHIQALKEILSYLGDIKFISVIVFTTKADLKVETKTDVVWTTKLIKTIKKYNQECLTDEQKERIFQRLCSMNVNSYKNMREHVRSVNRNKVR comes from the coding sequence TTGAAGTTAGCTTTTGATCTGCTTTTAGATTTATGGTACATATGGGTTTTGCTAATTATAAGCGCAATATTATCATTGTTGAGACCGAAGATAAAAGGAGCAATAGGTGAAAAATCAGTTTCGTTTTTTCTGGCTCGATTAGACCCTAAAAAGTATAAAGTTTTGAATAACCTTTTGATTAAAGTTGGTTCTAAAACAGTTCAAATAGATCATGTTGTTGTTTCAAATTATGGAATATTTGTTATTGAGACAAAGAATTATCAGGGTTGGATTTATGGTAAAGAATATGATGAATACTGGACGCAAGTTATATACAAAAGAAAAGAAAAATTTTACAATCCGATTAGGCAAAATTATGGTCACATCCAAGCGCTTAAAGAAATATTATCATATTTAGGTGATATAAAATTTATCTCAGTGATAGTTTTTACCACAAAGGCTGATTTGAAAGTTGAGACAAAAACAGATGTTGTTTGGACAACTAAACTTATAAAAACGATAAAGAAGTATAATCAAGAATGTTTGACTGATGAACAAAAAGAGAGAATTTTTCAGAGGCTTTGTTCAATGAATGTTAATAGTTACAAAAATATGAGAGAGCATGTGAGAAGTGTTAATAGAAATAAAGTAAGATAG
- a CDS encoding DUF4846 domain-containing protein has product MSMLRRLIYFSTAAVFIFSLMVGCTTERSHLKKTEIAKKPSLEENENITFTTNKSEQSYKESLINSHGKTISERIKVPEGYERVKVQRGSFAEFLRNLPLKPHGAKVKYYNGEEKPNDVYAAVIDMDVGPRDLQQCADAVIRLYSEYLYKNKQYDRIHFNFTNGFRADFKKWMQGYRIKVEGNRAYWIKATGYDDSYECFRKYLDMVFAYAGTLSLSREMQKIPLSDLQIGDVFLKGSDPGHCAIVVDVAQNPKTGEKIFLLAQSYMPAQDIHILKNPANDDDNPWYSINFGDVLITPEWQFTKDQVYRFGE; this is encoded by the coding sequence ATGTCGATGTTGAGAAGGCTGATATATTTTTCAACAGCAGCTGTTTTTATTTTTTCTTTAATGGTTGGTTGTACAACTGAACGATCTCACTTGAAAAAAACTGAAATTGCAAAAAAGCCAAGCTTAGAAGAAAATGAAAATATTACTTTTACAACCAATAAATCGGAGCAAAGTTACAAAGAAAGTCTGATAAATAGCCATGGTAAAACAATAAGTGAAAGAATAAAAGTACCAGAAGGATATGAAAGAGTTAAAGTTCAGAGAGGTTCTTTTGCTGAATTTTTGAGGAATCTACCACTCAAGCCCCATGGCGCAAAGGTAAAGTACTACAATGGTGAAGAAAAACCAAACGACGTATATGCTGCAGTAATTGACATGGATGTTGGTCCAAGAGATTTGCAACAGTGTGCTGATGCTGTCATAAGGCTCTATTCAGAGTATCTTTATAAAAATAAGCAGTATGATAGAATTCACTTTAACTTCACAAATGGTTTTAGAGCTGATTTTAAAAAGTGGATGCAGGGGTATAGAATAAAAGTTGAAGGTAATAGAGCTTATTGGATAAAAGCTACTGGATATGATGATAGTTATGAATGTTTTAGAAAGTATCTTGACATGGTATTTGCATATGCTGGAACACTGTCACTTTCTCGGGAAATGCAAAAAATACCTCTGAGTGATTTGCAAATTGGAGATGTATTTTTAAAAGGTAGCGACCCTGGTCATTGCGCTATTGTGGTTGATGTGGCCCAGAATCCGAAGACAGGTGAGAAGATATTCTTGCTTGCACAAAGCTATATGCCAGCCCAAGACATCCACATCTTAAAAAACCCAGCAAATGATGATGACAATCCATGGTATTCAATAAACTTTGGTGATGTCTTAATAACACCAGAGTGGCAGTTTACAAAAGATCAGGTATATAGATTTGGGGAGTAG
- a CDS encoding DUF3368 domain-containing protein: MIVVSNTTPIIAFAKINRLEILEYLFGRIYISEGVYKELISNKKFIFEIEQITKSSFIIVKEAKNRLAVELIQKMHGLNMGESESIILFKELGGDLLIMDEKKGRKVASSLDIELTGTLGILLKAKQEGIIIELKPILEKLIESNIRISHELYKEILKSANEMF, translated from the coding sequence GTGATAGTAGTTTCTAACACAACTCCAATTATTGCCTTTGCAAAAATAAACAGATTGGAAATTTTAGAGTATTTATTTGGAAGAATTTATATTTCAGAAGGAGTCTACAAAGAACTTATATCTAATAAAAAGTTCATCTTCGAGATTGAACAGATAACCAAGAGTAGTTTTATAATTGTAAAAGAAGCCAAAAATCGGTTAGCAGTGGAATTAATTCAAAAAATGCATGGTTTAAACATGGGTGAAAGCGAATCAATAATACTATTTAAGGAATTAGGTGGAGACCTTTTAATCATGGATGAAAAGAAAGGCAGGAAAGTAGCATCTTCTTTGGATATAGAACTTACAGGAACATTAGGTATTTTATTGAAGGCAAAACAGGAAGGCATAATCATTGAGTTAAAACCCATATTAGAAAAGTTAATTGAATCAAATATTAGGATAAGCCATGAGCTATATAAGGAAATTTTGAAAAGTGCTAACGAAATGTTCTAA
- a CDS encoding UPF0175 family protein has product METSKFEFELPKEIINYLPSNDEEFLKKIKELIVYTLVKEERISFGKAAEILGMNKIDYLADLGALGINYFDQTIEEVIKDKENLDKLLEDYKSDSSF; this is encoded by the coding sequence ATGGAAACAAGCAAATTTGAGTTTGAACTTCCTAAGGAAATTATTAATTATTTGCCAAGTAATGATGAAGAGTTTTTAAAGAAAATTAAGGAACTTATAGTTTACACATTAGTAAAGGAAGAAAGGATTTCATTTGGTAAGGCAGCTGAAATACTTGGGATGAATAAAATAGATTATTTGGCTGATTTAGGTGCCTTGGGCATAAACTATTTTGACCAAACCATTGAAGAAGTAATTAAAGATAAAGAGAATTTAGACAAGTTGTTGGAGGATTACAAAAGTGATAGTAGTTTCTAA
- a CDS encoding KaiC domain-containing protein — MAAKETTAQKTHESATPKTQEMDHIQDAVKLKDLSKAAPELFGVKTGVEGIDKLFYKLEFSKDQGKPVIKPLGGIPAYSVINVSGVADTGKSLFAEQFAVVQANEGNSVLYVTVETPAEFLYSSLLFRANAMNIDKSKVEENIYILDVTRDFNIRGNINNFIKTIDNAASKFNVKNVVIDSITGFFESKEIYAREIVRTIYNFLKSKKLTTLMISQKRSGQEHLSAEAAGGYAVSHIVDGTIVFSKQIIMNKFDSSTFKKPIGEVIRLLRVDGCRMCGHDSKTYVFEIDQTGLIKVLYPLSTLTNQNSGEKE; from the coding sequence ATGGCAGCAAAGGAGACCACAGCTCAGAAAACTCATGAGTCAGCAACTCCAAAAACCCAAGAGATGGATCACATACAAGATGCTGTGAAGCTCAAAGACCTATCTAAAGCTGCACCTGAACTTTTTGGCGTAAAGACAGGAGTTGAAGGGATAGACAAACTATTTTACAAGCTTGAGTTTTCGAAAGACCAGGGAAAACCTGTAATAAAACCACTTGGCGGAATTCCTGCGTACTCGGTGATAAACGTAAGTGGTGTTGCAGATACAGGTAAAAGCCTTTTTGCTGAACAGTTTGCTGTAGTGCAGGCAAATGAGGGAAATAGTGTTCTGTATGTTACTGTTGAGACACCTGCTGAGTTTTTGTACTCATCATTGTTATTTCGCGCAAATGCAATGAACATTGACAAATCTAAAGTGGAAGAAAATATCTATATACTTGACGTGACAAGAGATTTTAACATCCGCGGAAATATAAATAACTTTATAAAGACTATTGATAATGCCGCATCAAAGTTTAATGTAAAAAATGTTGTTATTGACTCTATTACTGGATTTTTTGAATCAAAGGAAATTTACGCCCGTGAGATTGTGAGGACAATTTATAATTTCTTAAAGTCTAAAAAACTCACCACTCTTATGATTTCACAAAAGAGAAGTGGACAAGAACACCTATCAGCTGAAGCTGCAGGTGGATATGCTGTGAGCCACATTGTAGATGGTACAATTGTATTTTCAAAACAGATTATCATGAACAAGTTTGACAGTTCTACTTTCAAAAAACCAATTGGTGAGGTTATACGTCTTTTGAGGGTTGATGGCTGCAGAATGTGCGGTCATGACTCAAAGACATATGTGTTTGAAATAGACCAAACTGGGCTTATCAAAGTGCTGTATCCTCTTTCTACTCTCACCAACCAAAACTCTGGTGAAAAGGAATGA
- the cysK gene encoding cysteine synthase A gives MIYNSIVELIGKTPLVRLNKLSKDLDAEIVAKIEYFNPGGSVKDRIGLAMIEDAEKRGLINKETVIVEPTSGNTGIALAMVCAVKGYKLILTMPETMSIERRKLLRAYGAQIVLTPGEKGMKGAIEKAFEIYNSTPNAFMPQQFENLSNPEIHRKTTALEIWNDTNGKIDIFVAGVGTGGTITGVGEVLKEKKPSVKVVAVEPYDSAVLSGEKPRPHKIQGIGAGFVPKVLNTKIYDQIVKVKAEDAYEMSRYLAREEGILVGISSGAALYGALEVAKKQENKKKMIVVLLPDTGERYLSTDLFDVGM, from the coding sequence GTGATATATAACAGTATCGTGGAGCTAATTGGGAAAACGCCTCTTGTGAGGCTAAATAAGCTTTCAAAAGATCTTGATGCAGAAATAGTAGCAAAAATAGAATATTTTAATCCCGGTGGAAGTGTAAAGGATAGAATTGGTCTTGCTATGATTGAAGATGCTGAAAAAAGAGGCCTCATAAACAAAGAAACTGTAATTGTTGAACCAACAAGCGGTAATACAGGAATTGCTCTTGCAATGGTTTGCGCTGTTAAAGGTTATAAGCTTATTTTGACAATGCCAGAGACAATGAGTATCGAAAGAAGAAAACTGCTTCGGGCATATGGGGCTCAAATTGTTTTGACACCTGGTGAGAAGGGTATGAAAGGTGCAATTGAAAAAGCTTTTGAAATTTATAATTCAACCCCTAATGCATTTATGCCACAACAGTTTGAAAACCTTTCAAATCCTGAAATTCACAGAAAAACAACTGCACTTGAGATTTGGAATGATACAAATGGTAAAATTGATATATTTGTTGCTGGAGTTGGCACAGGTGGAACAATCACAGGAGTTGGTGAAGTTTTGAAGGAGAAAAAGCCGTCTGTTAAGGTTGTGGCAGTTGAACCTTATGACTCTGCAGTTTTGTCAGGAGAAAAGCCTCGTCCTCACAAAATACAGGGGATTGGTGCAGGGTTTGTGCCGAAGGTATTAAATACAAAAATATATGACCAAATAGTCAAGGTAAAAGCCGAAGATGCATATGAGATGTCAAGATATTTAGCAAGAGAAGAAGGCATCTTGGTGGGGATATCATCTGGTGCAGCACTCTATGGTGCTTTAGAGGTTGCAAAAAAGCAAGAAAATAAAAAGAAGATGATTGTTGTTCTTCTTCCAGACACAGGAGAAAGGTATTTGTCTACTGATTTGTTTGATGTCGGGATGTAA
- a CDS encoding phasin family protein, which translates to MKDLLEKVINIGLGVFAISKEKVEKFVNELAEKGEISKNEVQEMVNKIMEKGEEQRKDLNDYIAKQVENILNKMNLATKSEVISEERIREIIREELSKQKNE; encoded by the coding sequence GTGAAGGATTTATTAGAAAAGGTTATCAACATCGGACTTGGAGTTTTTGCCATCTCAAAAGAGAAAGTAGAAAAATTTGTGAATGAGCTTGCTGAAAAAGGTGAGATTAGCAAAAATGAAGTACAAGAAATGGTAAATAAGATTATGGAGAAGGGCGAAGAGCAGAGAAAGGACCTCAACGACTATATTGCAAAACAAGTTGAGAACATTTTAAACAAGATGAACCTTGCAACAAAGTCAGAAGTTATTTCAGAGGAGAGAATAAGAGAGATAATAAGAGAAGAGCTGTCAAAACAAAAGAATGAATAG
- a CDS encoding ABC1 kinase family protein gives MQNNRRKTINRLRHIINVFVKHGFGYVFSSTPLVKFKRFSENKVNRGQRLKNALEELGTTFIKMGQLLANRPDLVPEDIIAELKNLQENVKSFSFAEAKTILVRNGIFDKFEYIEREPIATASIGQVHIGYIDGKKVAVKIRRPNVDNEVKTDIEILKRISAILDKYSPVKNIVSFSDIVNEVANVLLKEIDFRFEQNNIKKLRKAFSTKVVIIPDVYDDLCSEEVLVTSFVEANTLGSIDAEKIPLDKRLKLGKKLVNLYLSQIFELGVFHADPHPGNILITDNHDIAFVDFGMVGYLSKQDREGLSNLLLGIVLNDKKRAIKAFKELGIIQKGIDANKFYNDIESIVNHYINQPISSIKVTDVFNDVFKLTFKYKLKIPHQFVFFGRTLSLLENDIALLKVDLNILEAILPYVSRLVLKNRLSKLSISNLFEILVSYLSLFEFLPKKTETILEKLEEDELTVNIEIKNIDKILHQMERLANKVSLSVIFLSVSIIIAGMTVGGLLSPALYKTILSAWYLWALRLGILILIVLIIIMLVMIIRKEK, from the coding sequence TTGCAAAACAATAGAAGAAAAACAATTAACAGGTTGAGACATATAATAAATGTCTTTGTAAAACACGGGTTTGGCTATGTCTTTAGTAGCACTCCGCTTGTAAAATTTAAAAGGTTTTCTGAAAACAAAGTAAATAGAGGACAGAGGCTTAAAAATGCTTTAGAAGAGCTTGGAACAACATTTATCAAAATGGGTCAGCTTCTTGCTAACAGACCTGACCTTGTGCCAGAAGACATTATAGCAGAGCTTAAAAATCTTCAGGAAAACGTAAAATCATTTTCCTTTGCTGAGGCAAAAACTATTTTGGTCCGAAATGGTATCTTTGATAAGTTTGAATATATAGAAAGAGAACCAATTGCAACAGCTTCAATTGGTCAGGTCCATATAGGTTATATAGATGGCAAAAAGGTTGCTGTGAAAATAAGAAGACCTAATGTTGATAATGAGGTTAAAACTGATATAGAGATATTAAAAAGAATAAGTGCAATTTTGGACAAGTACTCACCAGTAAAAAATATTGTCAGTTTTTCGGATATAGTAAACGAAGTTGCAAATGTGCTTTTAAAAGAGATAGATTTCAGGTTTGAACAAAACAACATAAAAAAGTTAAGGAAAGCTTTTTCAACCAAGGTGGTTATTATTCCTGATGTGTATGATGATCTTTGCTCCGAAGAGGTTCTTGTTACAAGTTTTGTTGAGGCAAATACTCTGGGAAGCATAGATGCAGAAAAAATTCCACTTGATAAGAGGCTGAAGCTTGGCAAAAAGCTTGTAAATCTGTATCTTTCACAGATATTTGAGCTGGGAGTATTTCATGCTGACCCTCATCCAGGTAATATTTTAATTACAGATAATCACGATATTGCCTTTGTAGACTTTGGAATGGTAGGTTACCTTAGCAAACAAGATAGAGAAGGTCTTTCTAACTTGCTTTTGGGAATAGTTCTGAATGATAAGAAAAGAGCAATAAAGGCTTTCAAAGAGCTTGGAATAATTCAAAAAGGCATTGATGCCAACAAATTTTACAATGATATTGAAAGTATAGTGAATCATTATATAAACCAGCCCATCAGTTCTATAAAGGTAACAGATGTGTTCAATGATGTCTTTAAGCTTACGTTTAAGTACAAGCTAAAAATTCCCCACCAGTTTGTTTTTTTTGGCAGGACGCTCAGCCTTCTTGAAAATGACATTGCTCTTTTGAAAGTTGATTTAAATATTTTAGAGGCGATTTTGCCGTATGTAAGCAGGCTTGTGTTAAAAAATAGGCTGTCTAAACTTAGCATTTCAAATTTGTTTGAGATTCTGGTATCTTACCTTAGTTTGTTTGAATTTTTGCCTAAAAAGACAGAGACAATATTAGAAAAGCTTGAAGAGGACGAACTTACAGTTAACATCGAGATTAAAAACATAGACAAGATTCTGCACCAGATGGAAAGACTTGCAAACAAAGTTTCGCTTTCGGTTATTTTTCTTTCAGTTAGTATAATAATTGCAGGCATGACAGTTGGAGGTTTGCTTTCTCCCGCCTTGTACAAAACAATCTTATCAGCATGGTATTTATGGGCTTTGAGATTGGGTATATTAATATTGATTGTTCTTATTATCATCATGCTTGTTATGATTATCAGAAAAGAAAAATAA
- the ligA gene encoding NAD-dependent DNA ligase LigA: protein MSEFIRKRIRELVDLINYHDYKYYVEDNPEISDYEYDMLYRELVELEKQYPEYVFPDSPTQRVGGKVKEGFKEVVHRVPLLSLSNVFNEGELYDFDRRLKELIGTSNFDYVVEYKIDGLSVALEYENGLFIRGATRGDGNVGEDVTENLKTIRSIPLRLKEDISIVVRGEVFMPKDEFIKLNQEREENEEPLFANPRNAAAGSLRQLDPKITAQRKLDIFVFNIQWCEKELETHAQALEFLKHLGFKVSPDYVVCRDIKEAFEAIKKIEEKRDLLPFEIDGAVVKLNQLRLRDVAGETAKSPRWAVAYKFPPEKKETKLLDIEVNVGRTGILTPTAILEPVRISGSVVSRATLHNMDYIRQKDIRIGDTVIVQKAAEIIPEVVEVVFSKRTGQERIFEMPKKCPVCGADVIKFEDEVAYRCTGVECPAKSYRLILHFVSRDAMDIAGMGEMVVKTLFEKGLIKTPADIYYLKFEDLVNLERFGVKSTNNLLKAIQASKNRPLDRLIYALGIRHIGQKAAKTLAEHISSIDDLFTITEEQLLCLPDFGEKMAKSVVTFFRQEQTRHLIERLKAAGVNTVSEKKAKSDILKGYTFVLTGALSKYSRNEAKEILESLGAKVTESVSKKTTAVIVGQDPGSKFTKAQQLGVKILNEEDFEKLVKALSREEAEKILME, encoded by the coding sequence ATGAGCGAGTTTATAAGAAAGAGAATAAGAGAACTTGTTGATCTTATCAATTATCATGATTATAAATACTATGTTGAAGATAATCCAGAGATCAGCGACTATGAATATGATATGTTATATCGTGAGCTTGTTGAGCTTGAAAAGCAATACCCTGAATATGTGTTTCCAGATTCTCCTACTCAAAGGGTTGGTGGAAAGGTAAAAGAAGGTTTTAAAGAGGTTGTGCATCGTGTGCCGCTTCTTTCGCTTTCAAATGTGTTCAATGAAGGGGAACTTTACGATTTTGACAGAAGACTAAAGGAACTTATTGGTACATCTAATTTTGACTATGTTGTTGAATACAAGATTGACGGGCTATCTGTTGCGCTTGAATATGAGAATGGTCTTTTTATCAGGGGTGCAACTCGTGGAGATGGCAATGTAGGTGAGGATGTGACAGAAAACTTAAAGACTATAAGGTCTATTCCGCTAAGGCTAAAAGAAGACATCTCCATTGTTGTTCGTGGAGAGGTGTTCATGCCCAAGGATGAGTTTATAAAGCTCAACCAGGAAAGGGAAGAGAATGAAGAACCTCTTTTTGCAAATCCACGAAATGCAGCGGCAGGGTCGCTTCGTCAGCTTGACCCAAAAATAACAGCCCAAAGAAAACTTGATATATTTGTCTTCAATATCCAGTGGTGTGAAAAAGAGCTTGAAACACATGCACAAGCGCTTGAGTTTTTAAAGCATCTTGGTTTTAAAGTTTCACCTGACTATGTTGTTTGCAGGGATATTAAAGAAGCATTTGAAGCTATAAAGAAAATTGAAGAAAAAAGGGACTTGCTTCCTTTTGAGATAGACGGTGCTGTTGTGAAGCTGAACCAGCTAAGACTGAGAGATGTTGCGGGGGAGACTGCAAAGTCGCCCAGATGGGCTGTTGCTTACAAATTTCCGCCTGAGAAAAAAGAAACAAAGCTATTGGATATTGAGGTCAATGTTGGACGCACAGGTATTCTAACACCCACGGCAATTTTGGAGCCTGTAAGAATTTCAGGTTCTGTTGTTTCAAGGGCAACTCTTCATAACATGGATTATATAAGGCAAAAGGACATTAGAATTGGCGATACAGTAATAGTGCAAAAAGCTGCAGAGATTATCCCTGAGGTTGTTGAGGTTGTGTTTTCAAAACGAACGGGGCAAGAAAGAATTTTTGAGATGCCAAAGAAATGTCCTGTTTGCGGAGCAGATGTTATAAAATTTGAAGATGAGGTTGCATACAGGTGTACAGGTGTTGAATGCCCTGCTAAAAGTTACAGGTTAATCTTACACTTTGTTTCGCGCGATGCAATGGACATCGCCGGCATGGGCGAAATGGTTGTAAAAACCTTGTTTGAAAAAGGTCTTATAAAGACTCCTGCTGATATTTATTATTTGAAGTTTGAAGACTTGGTAAATTTAGAGCGTTTTGGAGTAAAGTCTACAAATAATTTGTTGAAAGCTATACAAGCATCTAAAAACAGACCATTAGACAGGCTAATATATGCGCTTGGGATAAGGCACATTGGGCAAAAAGCTGCAAAAACTCTTGCTGAGCATATATCGTCTATAGATGACCTTTTTACTATAACAGAAGAGCAGCTTTTATGTCTTCCTGACTTTGGTGAAAAGATGGCAAAAAGCGTTGTGACATTTTTCAGGCAGGAGCAGACAAGACACCTAATAGAAAGGCTAAAAGCTGCTGGTGTAAATACAGTTTCTGAAAAGAAAGCAAAATCGGATATTTTAAAAGGCTACACATTTGTTTTGACAGGGGCTTTGTCAAAGTATAGCAGAAATGAGGCAAAAGAGATTTTAGAAAGTCTTGGTGCAAAAGTGACAGAAAGTGTATCTAAAAAGACAACAGCTGTGATTGTAGGTCAGGACCCTGGTAGCAAATTTACAAAAGCTCAGCAGCTTGGTGTTAAAATTTTGAACGAAGAAGATTTTGAAAAGTTAGTAAAAGCTTTGTCGCGCGAGGAAGCAGAAAAGATTTTAATGGAGTGA
- a CDS encoding Nif3-like dinuclear metal center hexameric protein, producing MVSAQEIISFIETYFPKKLSYEWDNCGLQVGSYSDKVDSVLICVDVTEEVLKEAILLGAKLIISHHPLIFQGIKSIKDDTPEGRIIIDAIKNGINIYSAHTSADVSKHGINYWLANLIGLENIEGLNIKQKSGYFKVVVYVPVDYVQNVLEAMANEGAGFVGKYSHCFFAVEGEGSFKPQEGAKPFLGQVGRLEKVKEVRLESIVPEDKLKNVIKSMLKAHPYEEVAYDIYRLENDISYESLGVVGEREVLAKELILELKQKLNLDFVKASIQKDAFKKIAIVSGSGKDLIKDAYFKGADCLITGEVGHHGILLAKSLSMSIIELGHYESEKVFVDIVYSLFEDFKKKDDLKIYKSKINTSFTNIY from the coding sequence GTGGTAAGTGCTCAGGAGATAATTTCGTTTATAGAAACCTATTTTCCCAAAAAACTCTCATATGAATGGGACAACTGCGGTCTTCAGGTTGGAAGTTATTCAGACAAAGTAGATTCAGTTTTGATATGTGTGGATGTGACAGAGGAGGTCTTAAAAGAAGCTATCTTGCTTGGAGCAAAGCTTATAATTTCCCATCATCCACTTATTTTTCAGGGAATCAAAAGTATAAAAGATGACACACCAGAAGGAAGGATTATCATAGATGCTATCAAAAACGGCATAAATATATATTCTGCTCACACCAGTGCAGATGTCTCGAAACATGGTATAAACTACTGGCTTGCCAATCTCATAGGTCTTGAAAACATTGAGGGTTTGAACATCAAACAAAAAAGTGGGTATTTTAAAGTTGTTGTGTATGTACCAGTAGACTATGTACAAAATGTGTTAGAGGCAATGGCAAATGAAGGTGCGGGCTTTGTTGGGAAATACAGCCATTGCTTTTTTGCAGTCGAAGGTGAAGGAAGTTTTAAACCTCAAGAAGGTGCAAAACCTTTTTTAGGACAGGTGGGGAGGCTTGAAAAGGTTAAAGAGGTAAGACTTGAGAGCATAGTGCCTGAAGATAAGCTCAAAAATGTAATAAAATCGATGTTAAAAGCTCATCCTTATGAAGAAGTTGCATATGACATATACCGGCTTGAAAATGATATATCATATGAAAGTTTAGGAGTTGTTGGAGAGAGAGAGGTTTTGGCAAAAGAACTTATCTTAGAGCTAAAACAAAAACTAAACCTTGATTTTGTAAAAGCAAGCATTCAAAAAGATGCTTTTAAGAAGATAGCCATTGTCAGTGGTTCTGGTAAAGACCTTATAAAAGATGCATATTTCAAAGGTGCAGACTGTCTTATCACAGGCGAAGTTGGTCACCACGGGATTTTGCTGGCAAAGTCGCTATCGATGAGTATAATAGAGCTTGGACATTATGAGAGCGAGAAGGTGTTTGTGGATATCGTTTACAGCCTTTTTGAAGACTTTAAGAAAAAAGATGATCTGAAAATATATAAATCCAAAATCAATACCAGCTTTACAAACATTTACTAA
- a CDS encoding tRNA (adenine(22)-N(1))-methyltransferase, giving the protein MISKRIEEIINLLDRCNTLADIGCDHGYVAVEAIKRKIADKVFAVDINFQPLLKAIELSKKENVDDKIEFLLGNGFDPIEEDVDEAVIAGMGAENICSILSRAKDRISNTTLILQPMKDIELLRKWLFENGFDILNEKVIKDQNRFYVIIKSSYSEEKISFSDKDIYIGKHILNRTEEAYEFLLKMKEKMQKIMGMKKESFLDTSYEEKVLIMIEEELKKW; this is encoded by the coding sequence GTGATTTCAAAGCGAATTGAAGAAATCATAAATCTTTTGGATAGGTGCAATACTCTTGCTGATATAGGATGTGACCACGGGTATGTTGCGGTAGAAGCTATCAAAAGAAAAATTGCAGATAAAGTCTTTGCAGTTGACATCAATTTTCAGCCTCTTTTGAAAGCAATAGAGCTTTCTAAAAAAGAAAATGTAGATGATAAAATAGAGTTTTTGCTTGGCAACGGATTTGATCCAATTGAAGAGGATGTTGATGAAGCTGTTATAGCAGGGATGGGAGCAGAAAACATCTGTAGTATCTTATCCAGGGCAAAGGACAGAATATCTAATACCACTTTGATATTGCAGCCAATGAAAGACATTGAGCTTTTAAGAAAATGGCTTTTTGAAAATGGGTTTGATATATTAAATGAAAAGGTTATAAAGGACCAAAACAGGTTTTATGTCATTATAAAATCCAGCTACTCGGAAGAAAAAATATCTTTTTCAGACAAAGATATTTACATTGGAAAGCATATTCTTAACAGAACAGAAGAAGCTTACGAATTTCTTTTGAAAATGAAAGAAAAGATGCAGAAAATCATGGGGATGAAAAAGGAAAGTTTTTTAGATACCTCATATGAAGAAAAGGTTTTAATTATGATTGAGGAGGAATTGAAAAAGTGGTAA